The Budorcas taxicolor isolate Tak-1 chromosome 5, Takin1.1, whole genome shotgun sequence genome includes a window with the following:
- the CD63 gene encoding CD63 antigen, which translates to MAVEGGMKCVKFLLYVLLLAFCACAVGLIAVGVATQLVLNQTMTHGATPSFLLPVVIIAVGAFLFLVAFVGCCGACKENYCLMITFAIFLSLIMLVEVAAAIAGYVFRDKVRSEFDKDFRQQMKNYPKANETASILDKMQKDFKCCGAANYTDWEKIPTMASRVPDSCCVNITHNCGVHFVVKDIHTEGCVEKIAAWLRKNVLVVAAAALGIAFVEILGIVLACCLVKSIRSGYEVM; encoded by the exons ATGGCTGTGGAAGGAGGAATGAAATGTGTCAAGTTCCTGCTCTACGTTCTCCTGCTGGCCTTCTGC GCCTGTGCAGTGGGACTGATTGCTGTGGGCGTAGCGACCCAGCTCGTCCTGAATCAGACTATGACCCATGGGGCCACCCCTAGTTTCCTGTTGCCTGTGGTCATTATCGCAGTGGGGGCCTTCCTCTTCCTGGTGGCCTTTGTGGGCTGCTGTGGAGCCTGCAAGGAGAACTACTGTCTTATGATCACG TTTGCCATCTTCTTGTCCCTTATCATGCTAGTTGAAGTGGCTGCAGCCATTGCTGGCTATGTGTTTAGAGACAAG GTGAGATCAGAATTTGATAAGGACTTCCGGCAGCAGATGAAGAATTATCCAAAAGCCAATGAGACGGCATCGATCCTGGACAAGATGCAGAAAGAT TTTAAGTGCTGCGGGGCGGCTAACTacacagactgggagaagatCCCGACCATGGCCAGTCGAGTCCCTGACTCCTGCTGCGTCAACATCACTCATAACTGTGGGGTTCATTTCGTCGTGAAGGACATCCATACTGAG GGCTGTGTGGAGAAGATTGCGGCCTGGCTGAGGAAGAATGTGTTGGTGGTGGCTGCGGCAGCCCTGGGCATTGCCTTTGTGGAG ATCCTGGGTATTGTCTTAGCATGCTGCCTTGTGAAGAGCATCCGAAGTGGCTATGAGGTGATGTAG
- the RDH5 gene encoding retinol dehydrogenase 5, translating to MWLPLLLAVLLWAALWLLRDRQCLPASDAFIFITGCDSGFGRLLALRLDQRGFRVLASCLTPSGVEDLQRVASSRLHTTLLDVTDPQSVRQAAKWVETHVGRTGLFGLVNNAGVAGIIGPTPWQTREDFQQVLNVNTLGPIGVTLALLPLLLQARGRVINITSVLGRLAANGGGYCVSKFGLEAFSDSLRRDVAPFGVRVSIVEPGFFRTPVTNLETLEDTLQACWARLPPATQALYGEAFLTKYLRVQQRIMNMICDPDLAKVSRCLEHALTARHPRTRYSPGWDAKLLWLPASYLPASVVDAVLAWVLPKPAQTVY from the exons ATGtggctgcctctgctgctggCTGTCTTGCTCTGGGCAGCACTGTGGTTGCTCAGGGACCGGCAGTGCCTGCCGGCCAGCGATGCTTTTATCTTCATCACCGGCTGTGACTCGGGCTTTGGGCGGCTCCTTGCTCTGAGGCTGGACCAGAGAGGCTTCCGAGTCCTGGCCAGCTGCCTGACACCCTCGGGGGTGGAGGACCTCCAGCGGGTCGCCTCCTCCCGCCTCCACACCACCCTGCTGGATGTCACAGATCCCCAGAGCGTCCGGCAGGCAGCCAAGTGGGTGGAAACGCATGTTGGGAGAACAG GGCTGTTTGGTCTGGTGAATAATGCTGGTGTGGCTGGCATCATTGGGCCCACCCCATGGCAGACACGGGAGGACTTCCAGCAGGTGCTGAATGTGAACACACTGGGTCCCATCGGGGTCACCCTCGCCctgctgcccctgctgctgcAGGCCCGGGGCCGAGTGATCAACATCACCAGTGTCCTTGGCCGCCTGGCAGCCAATGGAGGGGGCTACTGCGTCTCCAAGTTTGGCCTGGAGGCCTTCTCTGACAGCCTGAG GCGAGACGTGGCTCCTTTTGGGGTACGGGTCTCTATCGTGGAACCTGGCTTCTTCCGAACCCCTGTGACAAACCTGGAAACTCTGGAGGACACCCTGCAGGCCTGCTGGGCACGGCTGCCTCCAGCCACACAGGCCCTCTATGGGGAGGCCTTCCTCACCAAAT ACCTGAGAGTGCAGCAACGCATCATGAACATGATCTGTGACCCGGACCTGGCCAAGGTGAGCAGGTGCCTGGAGCACGCCCTAACTGCCCGCCACCCCAGAACCCGCTACAGCCCAGGCTGGGATGCCAAGCTGCTCTGGTTGCCAGCCTCCTACTTGCCAGCCAGCGTGGTGGATGCTGTGCTCGCCTGGGTCCTTCCCAAGCCTGCGCAGACGGTCTACTAA